ATTCCAAACATCTGCAGCCCCGTTCCATAAGTCCTCCCGAGTTGGACCGAAGATATAATGACCACTCGGATCAGTATACCTCAGCGGGTTAATCTATTTTTAACGAAGTATCAACCTTGTTCGTTTACGAGATTAGACCGACGAAATGGCAGTTAATATCAAAGCGCTGCACACGCTTGCCGTCCACTTTCTCGGCATCAACTACAACGACTTTTGTCAATCAGTTCATTCAGGATTGGCTTCTCGAATCCATAGTGGGACCGAGTGTTTGAGAGATTTTTTGTGTTGTTTTATCTTCATTGGATATAATTAGAATGGGAGGATTATGAAGTTTTTTGGCGAATATTGTATAATCCTTAATTGAATTTGCTTGGTCGTCTATTGATTACTAAACTTGAAGTCAAGATAATTGAGGGCACTAGGGATAGAATACTGAGTAACGAGGGAGTGCAAGTCATATGGATATTTTAATGAAGGATCATCCATTTGGACAGATTGTTTCGATTACTGGCATGAGCGTGACCATAGAAATTTATCAAGATGTGTTAGCAAATAATTTGGAACAAGAAAAAGTATTAGAAGCAGGAAAAAATATCAAGTTCAATGTAGGGACGGTTGGAGATATTTTTCTAGTAGGCGGACCTTCAACTTATAATGTAATGCATTTTGGTATTTTCGAGGAAATTAAGCTGGTTTCATCATTTGAACAAGACCCATATAGCCTCCATAGAAGTACTGAACCAAAGAATAAGGCTATTGCGGTTGCAAAAGTAATTGGCTATCAAGATCTAAAAGAAAAGAATGAACTAAAGTTTATGCGTGGAGCAGGACATTATCCAAAATTTAATGCAAAATGTCATTTATTATCTCCTGAGGAGAAAAAACAGCTTTTTTCATTAAATGAAGGCACTGGGATAACAATTGGAAAAGCATCCGGTGTTCAGGAAGAGGATGTTTCCATCCATATAGACAAGTTTCTTGGAAAACATTCTGTGATTTTGGGTTCAACTGGATCAGGGAAATCATGTACTGTAGCCAGTATCATGCAAAATGTCCTGAAAAGTCATCCTTACAGTCATGTTGTATTTTTTGATCCGCATGATGAGTATGACAATGCTTTTCCAAATAAAAGGGGCGGCTATAAAGTAAATAAGATTGATTCTGTAGATCTTCACATTCCGTACTGGCTATTAAATTTTGATGAATTTCAGTCTGTTTTTCTTGGTGAAGTGGACCTTTACAAGAATAGCAACGGTATCCGTATCTTGAAAGAAACCATAGTATCATTAAAAGAACGTGAACATGAGAAAATAAAAGCTACTGTTGGGGAGATTGCCAAGGTTAATATTAACGCTCCGCTCTATTTTTCCTTTGCGGATGAATTGTTACCTACTTTGATTAGATTAAATAAAAGGACAATTTGGAGTTCTGATAACGAGCCTGCTATTGACTTAAATACAGGTGATTTTTTGCCCAGTTCAGGCAATACCAACATTCCTAGAGACGGTAAGATGGACAAAGTTCATCAAGATAAAAATTATTATGGAGAACTGGACCAAGTAATCGAAAAGCTACAAAGTATATATTCAGATCGACGATACCAATTTTTGTTTCCGAATAACTTTGATGTCTCCACTTCATTCTATAGATTTATGGAAAGTTTATTGTCCGTTCCATCTGGTGGCAAAACAACTCAACTGACTATATTTGACTTATCTACACTACCTTCAGAAGTTATGCCAATCATCATCGGGGTCGTATCTCGTATATGTTTTGAGTACAAGTTATGGGATCCTAACCCAAAAAAACTACCACTATATCTTGTTTTTGAAGAAGCTCATAATTACATACCTAAAGAGTCGAATTCTATAACACGACTGCCTAAAAAGTATTTAGGTAGAATTGCAAAAGAGGGGCGTAAGTACGGAATTAACCAGCTAATCATCAGTCAAAGACCATCCGATCTATGTGAAACGATTGTATCCCAGTGTTCCAATTTTTTTGTTCTTCGGGTGACTAATCCCAATGATCAAGCTTTTATAAATCAAGTACTTCCAGATCATTTAAATACATTATCGAGTATGATTCCCTTTTTTCAAAATGGAGAGTGCTTGGTCGCGGGCGAATGTGTCACTATACCTACTAAGGTTAATATCACTCCGCCTTCCCCTGAACCAAACTCGAGTGATGTTGGATTTAGTTCGGTCTGGAAGAGAAGGCTTAACAACTATAATGTAAGAGACACAATTCATCGTTGGTGGGATGTTGAATAATGTCGTATTTTATAAAGCAAATTTCCATTGAGCATTATAGAGGAGTAAAGAATAAACAAGTCCTTTTGCTAGCAAAAAGAAACCATGCAACATTTATTGTCGGACCGAATAACTCTGGAAAATCATTATTGGCCAGGCTCGTTCGGATTTTTCAATACAATTTGGATGGACAAGTCAAAAATACGACGAGGTTTGCCGCGGAGAAGATAACAGATAACGATTTTTATAACTTAGATACGAGCAACCCAATCGTTTTGGATTTTACTATTGATAATTCTATTCTCGCACAGTATCAAGACCCTAATTTAAATAAATTGGTGAAATTTGATGAAACAGAGATGGTCATTCAAATTCATAAATGCGGCAAGCAATATTTGGGGAATATCTGTATAGGTATAAATGGAGTCCGTTCACATATAGCAACAAATAAAGACCAATCTCTTGAAATAGCATTTAATACGGAGTTTTTAAATAACGTTGGAATTAACGACGAAGAAGTTGTGAAGATATGCAATGTTTTATATAGCATATTTCAAGGAAGTATACTGGTATTCGACCCAATTCGAGCTTTTGATCGTGCAGGTGAAGACAGTATAACCGTAAGTGGGTACGAGCTTGTGAATTGGTTGAATGAAACGGAGCACCTTTCCGAGAAAAGAACCGCAAAAGATAAAGTGAAGCAGTATATTGAAAAGCAACTTCATCTGGATTCACCTGTTGCAGTCTCATCAAATGTTAATCAGAAAGAACTGCGGTTCACCTTTAGCGGTAATATGGAGTTATCGTCCAGAGAAGTCGGAACAGGGTATACGATGTTGTATATCTTGTTAATGGAACTTGTTCGTAATAAAAAAATGTTAATAATTATTGACGAAATTGAAAGTCATCTGCAGCCGGGCCTCGTAAGAGAAGTAATGAAAGTTATAAAACAGATTGGAAACGCTCAATTTATTATTTCTACCCACTCACCTATTGCAATAGAAACAGCGACTGAAGAAGATTATTTATATCGTTCTCAAAAAATTGAAGGAGCATGTTCATTTAGTGGTTTTTTTAAACATGTCGGATCCGATCCTTCGGGTTCTAGAATTTCTAGAGAGATTTGCAATGAATTAGGGGTGCTCCCGGGAGATGTTTTATTGAGCAATAGTGTTATTTGGGTTGAGGGTCCATCTGAAGTTTTTTGGCTTCGAACTTGGATCAAAACTTATTGTGAATATCTAATTAGTCAAGGTAGGCTGAACTCTTATTTACTGGAGGGACTGCATTACTCACTACTTATGACAGGCGGTAGTACAATCTCCCATTATTCTTTTGAGGAAGCGGTAATTTCACTTAATGATATTGAAGAAGACACGTTATTAAAAGTGCTCAAAGTAAACCCTAATCCTTTTGTGGTGATCGATTCTGATCGTACAACCAAGGACTCTCAGAAGTACAAGCGATTCATAAGGATTGCAAAAGAATTAAATAGACAGAATCGGACGCATTACCTATTAAATGACTGTATTATTGATAACGAAGATAACATCGAAAGTCAAACTGATCAAATTCCAAATCTTTGGATTTTGTCAGGGAGAGAACTAGAAAACTATACTCATCCTGAACTCCTGAAAAAATTCTATTCTCAAAGGGAGCAGCATCCTGCATCCCAAATTAGCGGATCTTCGTCAGTATCAGATTGGGATGTATTTTCCCCTTCCGAAGGGGCAGGTCGCATATTAGAAAGCAGAGGGCTTACTGGAGTGGCTACAAAAAGCGGTACTATTAAGCACAAGGATGAACTTGCTAGGTACATATATAACAACTTTGAAGTTAAGCATTTATTAAAGCAAAGCATTATTCCACAGCCCAATGCTGCTATGATTGATGACCTTACTAAAGGTTTGGATAAAATCATTGCGTATATAAAAAAGGTTAATTACTTGTGAAACTTCTAATATCTCTTTAGCATTTTGCCCTACATCGTGGTTTTACCGGAGAGGATAGGTTCTGATATATGAAAGGCCACCTTCCTTTTAGTTCTTGAAGGTGGCCTTTCATGCCGATTTGCCGCTGATTCCCATGTTTTTGAATTTACCTCGTAAAAAAACAGAATACCGGATTATTCTGCACATACGTATAAAGATTCAGTGTCAGCGGGTTGTTCAAATCATCTTCAATCGTATCCTGCGAGATAAACCGCCCTGCAGCTGGACATAGTACCTCGCCCTCAGGTAAATCAATCCACTCTCATCGTCCTGTGGCTCACCTGTGTAGCGATATGGATTGTTCATGCCTTCGGTCTTGCTCAGCACGTTGCCCCAAATGTCGTAGTCGTACGTGTTGATGTTGTTACCCGCGGCGTCCTTAATGGCAACCAAGACTCCCCCCCCACTCTGGCAAACGAAGTTTGACAGAGGATTATTGTTTATAACTTCACTTTTGAAATACTAATAACATACTAATAATAGGTATCATTTTTTATAGCCCCTAGATTATATTTGATATCCAGTAAATTATTTTTTTTATTTTGGAATGTAAAAATTATCGTGTAAAAGTAG
The window above is part of the Paenibacillus hamazuiensis genome. Proteins encoded here:
- a CDS encoding RHS repeat-associated core domain-containing protein, which translates into the protein MVAIKDAAGNNINTYDYDIWGNVLSKTEGMNNPYRYTGEPQDDESGLIYLRARYYVQLQGGLSRRIRLKMI
- a CDS encoding ATP-dependent nuclease translates to MSYFIKQISIEHYRGVKNKQVLLLAKRNHATFIVGPNNSGKSLLARLVRIFQYNLDGQVKNTTRFAAEKITDNDFYNLDTSNPIVLDFTIDNSILAQYQDPNLNKLVKFDETEMVIQIHKCGKQYLGNICIGINGVRSHIATNKDQSLEIAFNTEFLNNVGINDEEVVKICNVLYSIFQGSILVFDPIRAFDRAGEDSITVSGYELVNWLNETEHLSEKRTAKDKVKQYIEKQLHLDSPVAVSSNVNQKELRFTFSGNMELSSREVGTGYTMLYILLMELVRNKKMLIIIDEIESHLQPGLVREVMKVIKQIGNAQFIISTHSPIAIETATEEDYLYRSQKIEGACSFSGFFKHVGSDPSGSRISREICNELGVLPGDVLLSNSVIWVEGPSEVFWLRTWIKTYCEYLISQGRLNSYLLEGLHYSLLMTGGSTISHYSFEEAVISLNDIEEDTLLKVLKVNPNPFVVIDSDRTTKDSQKYKRFIRIAKELNRQNRTHYLLNDCIIDNEDNIESQTDQIPNLWILSGRELENYTHPELLKKFYSQREQHPASQISGSSSVSDWDVFSPSEGAGRILESRGLTGVATKSGTIKHKDELARYIYNNFEVKHLLKQSIIPQPNAAMIDDLTKGLDKIIAYIKKVNYL
- a CDS encoding ATP-binding protein, which gives rise to MDILMKDHPFGQIVSITGMSVTIEIYQDVLANNLEQEKVLEAGKNIKFNVGTVGDIFLVGGPSTYNVMHFGIFEEIKLVSSFEQDPYSLHRSTEPKNKAIAVAKVIGYQDLKEKNELKFMRGAGHYPKFNAKCHLLSPEEKKQLFSLNEGTGITIGKASGVQEEDVSIHIDKFLGKHSVILGSTGSGKSCTVASIMQNVLKSHPYSHVVFFDPHDEYDNAFPNKRGGYKVNKIDSVDLHIPYWLLNFDEFQSVFLGEVDLYKNSNGIRILKETIVSLKEREHEKIKATVGEIAKVNINAPLYFSFADELLPTLIRLNKRTIWSSDNEPAIDLNTGDFLPSSGNTNIPRDGKMDKVHQDKNYYGELDQVIEKLQSIYSDRRYQFLFPNNFDVSTSFYRFMESLLSVPSGGKTTQLTIFDLSTLPSEVMPIIIGVVSRICFEYKLWDPNPKKLPLYLVFEEAHNYIPKESNSITRLPKKYLGRIAKEGRKYGINQLIISQRPSDLCETIVSQCSNFFVLRVTNPNDQAFINQVLPDHLNTLSSMIPFFQNGECLVAGECVTIPTKVNITPPSPEPNSSDVGFSSVWKRRLNNYNVRDTIHRWWDVE